The sequence aaaattaaactaattttttttacttttttttaaaataattcggccacgtcatcaattttttaaataaaaaattaaaattctgaataaaatttgaatttttttattaaaaaaattgatgacatgGCCGAGTTATAATTGgtcacgtgtcaaaaatggtATTGCAAAatcattgttaaaaaataatggcatgaatgaggcTTTTCTTTAACAGTAATgacataaattaatcaaatttttaaccgatgacataaataagtcttttctgaaagtttaatgacatattttaacattttcctttaaaaataagtataaaaaagagttattcttataattataaattaaaaagctccctttaacaattaaaatttttaagttagataatcacatattttatttttaactatatAGACATTAAATAGCTTAGTGTGTAAATAATTGTAAGTGCGATAATAATCCTAACCAATTATTTCATTTGAATCTCTTCTTTACAATgtggaaaagagaaaaataacagaaatattttcctaaaagtAGAGAAAAAGATAAGTTCAATAAAAAAACACACCCCATAACCTATTTATAACTTTTACTAATTTTATACCATAGTAATactatttgttgttttattactttatttgtattaaaacataatttgatgttaaattaagacctaatatataaataatattctttaattggtcttaatttttttgtatgtcTTTCGGCTTTGAGCGTGAATAAGTAGACGCTCAAATTTGAATGAAGTTTAACAAATAGACACAGACATTCTACATGACATCCTATAAGGTAATTTGAGTCATACGTGGTGTCTTTTGCATATTATGTCAGGTAAGACTTGTGTACTTGTTCagctttatacaaatttaagtgattATTTATATGCATCCAAACTTAAGGCATCTCTAGTGGAACTAATATTTAATCAACTCACTGTCAAAATGCGAGTCCGAAATCTAAATAagctacaaaaatataaaagtaatcaaaataagccactattttagtatgtaactaaaataagcttagtggaagaaaaagGTCCACTTCATTCAATTTCTAAATGTTTTCCGTTAGTGTCATAAcgtgtatttttaaaataaaatgaaactttttcttacactttataaagtgtaactttttcttccactttataaagttgAAATTTTGCTTACACTTTGTAAAAAATTGGAACTTTAAACGGTATGCCTtgttaaaaatcaatttgatattTAGCATTGTGTTTGGGAGGACAATTATAATAAACGGTATTTTCGTCATGTATAATTTCTTTATCCcaataaattgaaactttaactttaggtgtagaagacattttttttttgagattgaaatgaagaaaaataaaagactttATGTTGTAGATGCTATCATCTATGTTTAGACGTCCTTAAATTGAGAGTAAAAGATTTttcagaataaaataataaaaatgcatAATGTAACTTTTTTTCGTTTTTATGATATATCAAATCATATAATTGTATGACAACACTGTAACGCTTCTTCAAAACGTGAAAAATAGTCctcttataaagtgtaagattttctttcactttataaagtgtaagaaaaagtttcacttcgtaaagtgaaagaaaaagttccgttatatattaaaatacatgttaTGACACTAACGAAAAACGTTTTGAAAATTAGATAgagtggaactttttcttccactaagcttattttagttacATACTAAAATAGtggtttattttgatgatttttatggcTTATTTAGATTCCGGACtctcaaaatacaataaaataacgAATAAATAAGATATGAAACTCGTAAAAGTCTGATAGTTTTAAGTATCTTCTATCATTTCACGCGAAAATAAAAACGAGACATACACCCAAGGGTACGATCTCATGAACAATGACAACCAAAAGGTCTCAAGTTCAATTTCCATTAACGGATAGTGTTATATAACACTTATTACTTGCGATATACATACAAATCCACTCGAACACCgtaattataaaaagaatacAGAACAATAAGACACGTAGAAGGAGAAAACTGATACACAAAAAGCCAAAAAAAGAGGGGCTCTGTTTTTCACACACAAAAAGAATTCCATATTCTTCTGAAAATAAgcaaaaacacaaaaacaaaaacaaaaatattaacgACATGCTTTTGTAGACAACAAAACAAAGAGTATGATACCTttttaattcaacccaattcaTCTCTCTCTATATCttcacaattaaaaaaaaattacacacaGAGAACAgagaaaaatcttgaagaacttttttttttgtttatttgggaAAGTTGTTGTTATGGTTTTTGTGggtttttgatgaatttaaaaACCCAGAAAGGAATTTGTAGTACTTTGTGTTGTTTGTGAGTTGTTGTCAAATTTGTGTGTTTTTTTGGGTACTTGTGctctgtttttctttttggtgattcttaaactttgttctaagaactttttgttttgattttttgtgaGTGTTTTTGATGAATTAAGTTACCCAAAAAGGATTTCTTGAATCTTTGTGTTGTTTGTGAGTTGTTGTTTTTTTGGcaaatttgtgtttttttggGTCTTGAACTTTTTTGGGgattttgttgtgttttttctatgggtttttgatgaatttaattACCCAGAAAGGAATTCTTAAATCTTTGTGTTGtttgtgagttttttttttttgccaaattTGTGTTTTTTGGGTACTTGTGGTGattcttgaacttattttatgagTTCTTGTGTTGCTTTTTGTGGGTTTTTGATGAACTGAATAACCCAGAAAGGAATTCTTGGTTCTTTGTGTTGTTTGTGAGTTCTTGCccaatttgtcatttttttttgggaacTTGTGCCAAGATTTGTCTTTTTTGTTCATGTTTGTTGGCATTTGTGTCATCAAGTTTTGAGTTTTTTTGATATCAAGAATCACCACAATGTTACAAGATGATGGTTCATCATCAGTGACTTCATCATCACCACTTCAAAATTTCCCAATGATGTCAATTTCACCTAGTTTTGTTGGTGGTGGTTCACCATATCAATGGCTTAAAGATTTGAAATCTGAGGATAGAGGTTTATATCTGATTCACCTTTTGCTTACTTGTGCTAATCATGTAGCTAATGGTAATCTTGAAAATGCTAACATTGCACTTGATCAAATCTCCTATCTTGCATCTCCTAATGGAGATACAATGCAACGAATCGCCTCGTATTTCGCTGAGTCACTTGCTGATAGGATATTGAGATCTTGGAATGGGATTTACAAGGCGTTGAATTCGACTAAGTTGAGGGTTGTATCTGAGGATATACTTGTTAAGAAGATGTTTTTCGAGTACTTTCCGTTCTTGAAAGTAGCTTCTGTGATCGCTAATCAAGCGATCATAGAAGCTATGGAAGGTGAAAAAATGGTTCACATTGTTGATCTTAATGCTTCCGAGCCTTTACAGTGGCGTGCGCTCCTTCAGGATTTGAGCGCACGCCCTGAAGGGCCCCCGCATTTGAGGATTACGGGGGTCCATCAACAAAAACAAGTGTTGGAACAAATAGCACATGTTCTAACAGAGGAAGCTGAAAAGCTTGATATCCCTTTTCAGTTTCATCAAGTAGTTAGTAAATTGGAGAATCTTGATATCGAAAAGCTACGAGTTAAAACCGGGGAGGCGTTAGCGATTAGCTCGGTTATGCAATTGCATACACTTCTTGCACATGATGATGAACCCCAAAAGAAATCCCCTTTGGGTTTTAAGCATTTGAATGGTGTTCATTTGCAAAGGGCAATACTAAACCAAAACACTCTAGGGGATTTGCTCGAAAACGAGATGATGACTAATAATGTTTTTAGTCCGGGCAACGAATCAGCATCCTCATCTCCGTTATCATCGAGTGCATCAACAAAGATGGACGGGTTCCTCCACGCGTTGTGGGGGTTGTCACCAAAGGTCATGGTGGTTACAGAACAAGACTCGAATCATAATGGTACAACCCTTATGGAAAGGCTATCCGAGTCGTTGTATTTCTATGCTGCATTGTTTGATTGTCTCGAGTTCACACTACAGAGAACATCGTTAGAGAGGTTAAAGGTCGAGAAAATGATGTTTGGCGAGGAGATTAAGAACATTGTAGCGTGTGAGGGAGGTGAACGTAAGGAGAGACACGAAAAGTTGGATAAATGGTTTCAAAGACTCGATGGAGCTGGTTTCACGAACGTGCCTTTGAGTTATTACGCGATGTTGCAAGCAAGGAGATTGTTGCAGAGTTATAGTTGTGAAGGATACAAGATTAAAGACGAGAATGGTAGCGTGGTGATCTGTTGGCATGATCGCGCGCTCTTCTCAGTCTCAGCTTGGAGATGCAGGAGGTGAAAAGTAAGAAAAGTTTACAAATAACAAAGGGATTTTACTCGAGAAGTTGAACTCCGAAAAACACGTTTAGTTCatcttgctattttccctttgtAAAGGTACTTTTTGTGAAGTGAAAACTCAAACTCTCATGGAGATTGTAATCTTTTCTAATTTGCCCTATCTTGAGGATGTTAGGGTGGTgactttctttcatttttgttatataaaGTTCATAATTTTGTGTATGATTTTAGTTCCATAAGAAGACCTAAAgcattttcattattagtagaGTTTATTGTCGAAAACACGCTTGAACTATTGCTTTTTATTTTGCgagttttacactcttactatCAGTTGTTCTTTTGAACGATGGTTCAGGTAGAAAAATGGAACAACTAATCACCGTTTGTGATTTAATATATGATGGTGATAATTCAGGTAGACAAAATGAAATAACTGAAAGTTAGGATATGAAACTCACGAAAAATGAAAGCTCGATATGTTGTTTTGACCATTATCTCTTATTAGTTAGATAAAGTTCCCAAGTTCTATAAGAGACATCTTTCCATACTTTTATGtggaaattaaaattgaaaaaaaattgtttttactcaaaatgaggaaaaacttataaagatttgaactttaCGAATTGCGACTTGGTTTTATGGTGTTTGAAACTCtagtaaatttttgaatttcataaattgCTCATTAGATTTCACTTGTCAATCTATCAAATTCTAGTGGTTTAGCTAGGGGTATTTTTgtccaattttttaaaaatataattttaaatccTTAATTAATCTTAAATGGTGATTAAAAGAATCTCTTTATGGACAGCTTAAAACGTtaacaaaagaatttttttttcgaaCAATGAAAGTTAGGATTTGGTCATTGGTCTATGCTTTACCTTAGTAAGACGAAAGACGGTGGCGGAATCACGAATTTTTATTAGAGgcttcaaaatatgaaaaggTAAATAAATACGAAGAAATTGAAGGgattcaatatttaataatatctatcacaaaaataaatttaactatgtataaaaaaaaaaaaattatcaaaagaactACGAATGAACCCTCGATTTTATCTGGCTCCGCCCTCAATGAAAGGgacaatttcttttatatcGATATTAATTATGTTATGCTTGAAACATACCTTGTGATATGTGCTATGTCTTAAGGTATCAAAGCCCTTTTTGTCTGCATTTTTGCTTTAAAGTTGAGttgtttttatttgaaattcttaGTCATATAACtaaagttttattatttttatctaagCTTCTATCGTTTATTTGAAGTTGTTTCGAAGTGGATAGATTTGCAAAGTTTTATATGAATAAAGTTTCataatttttgtctttttatctaaaattattgcatatatgattgaattttattatttatatctaattgtagtaatataaaacTTCAAACGCCgcataattaatattattctgAAATGAATAGAcgtggatttttttttaaaaaaaaaaatttacatattaaattaaatatgatatcCAAATGAAGTACCCCATAAAAAAAATACCATTTGATTTTGGTGAAATTTGTGTATGCTCATGTTTGGTGCATTAGAAAAACAAGTATAAAGAGACAATTAGAGGGCATGGACTAATTGAGTAATCAAAGAGAGTAAGAATTTGagaataaaatagttaaatCAATTTGGGTAATTTCGTTTTctttatttgtcaaaaaaaaaaaaaaatctatccaCATTTCCTTCTTCCAGATGATGGAATGTTTGATAGAATGtactaaaataatattgaatcgACTATATTAATTAGGAGTGTTAAATGAACAGTATTAAAAGAGGAATTTCACATATAACCaatcaaaaataacttaattatgtttcattattattgtttgataattatgattcgtagctacatgttagaGTGAGGAGAGATACGATtcagattgggagagggaggagagaggcgagtgagaaaGGGAAGAGAGTGGAGAGAGGCGAATCTACATGTACATATGtcgaattgtatatgtatatatgtcaaataattgtatatatgtaacttatatacatatgtatttatatatttggcAAGGAGATTgaaagagggaggagagagacgagcgagactGAGAGACGGAGGagagaagcgagcgagagagagagcaAAGAGTGGAGAGAGGCGAaatgtatatgcatatatgtcagataattgtatatatgacatatatatgtatttgtatatctggTGAGCAAgatcgagagagggaggagagaggctaattatatttgtattttgtcaTATAGTTGTGTATATGCGACGTAATTACAACTAAAATTAAGTTGTGAGCAGTAATTAactcaaactatagctatgttAGCTAATTAACTGTTATATGTTTGCTTATCCGCGTAATTTTCTcatattaaaatgggttgaaataGAAATGAGTTTAGTCTTGACTCGTCCAATTTGATCCGctaaatctcaataattttaatatatcattatttaagttttatattcaCACTTTGAATTTCAActcatgaaaaatttaataagtTACAAATGGATAAATgaatcataaaatatataaaatacatagtAATTCATATCTTCAATATAGGAATATATATTACATCAATGCAAACAAAGTGtcttaaattagaaattaaaaaaggCTCAATCGAAGATTCTCTTAAAATAGGTTAAAACTTGAATAAGTTGAGATTGAActtaattcaaattatcttgagctcAACCGTTAAATTTATGGGCAGGTTACCTATAGTAATTTCAACACCAAATTGGCCAAATTGAATCAAGACATGGATGTAATTTGTTGTGTTAAGagtttttatatgtaatttatcaaaatattaaaaaggagAGAGAGTTGGGCCTCAGGGGTGGCAAGGTGGATGGGGAGAAtacaattaacataaaatatcaCTTTTAGAACttgtttttctatttctaaaaaaaGTCATTTCCCTCGTTCTATAGAACTTGTTTttgaagagaaaatatttttcaaaatttttatctaACTAaacaaggaaaaatattttccagatttttttcgtttccataccaaacacactctaaggGTCATTTGGTAGCTGGTTTGAAGGCAAATATGtagatattaaatttatatcttGCATAAATAATACCATATTGAGTAGTTGATTAGGAGGTAAATTATTCGtgcaatatttaattttaaatactaTGCATAACTATGTATTAGTTATAAGAAAATCTATGAATTACCTTATGCAAACTAGGAAAAATTACTGAAATACACGTCTTATGTTTCTCTTATTCCAATATCtccttctatttttaaaaaactctaaAATCCCTTATTTgtttaatgtatctgagctatatattaatgtatccgagctagtatttaatgtattcgagctacatattatgtatccaatttattttataatgtatccgagctacaaATTATGTATCTGAGTTAGTCTTTAATATATCTGATTTATGCTATAATGTATCCGACATACtctttaatgtattcgagcCACATCTTATGCATCCGGTTTGTGTTACTTTTTAAGAGATTAATGTAATTACAAACTAAAGAGGAATAGActgtaatttcatattaaaactacGTGATTCCTACAATTTATTCAGTAtctaatacatatataactattacgtgaatttatatgtatatcagttagataatcgtatattataaatatgtatatatggcaagcgagactgggagagagtgagaaagagataaattggatatatatatatatatatatatatataattgtatattatgcatatacatttgtatatatggaaagcgagattgggagaaggaggagagaggcaagcgagattgggagaggaggAAAGAGGCAAGTGAGATTGGAAGAGGGAGGAGAggggcgagcgagattgggagagagaggagagaggcgagtgagagaggACATAGAGTggaagagaggtgaattgtatatgtatataggttaaataattgcatactccctccgtttcaagaAGAATGACCCTATtccctttttagtctgtttaaaaaaaaaagagccttttccttttttcggcaacactttaacttaaACTTTCCACGTGgcttgtttaagaccacaagatttaaagaacattttggtacatttgacataactttaatttagaaccacaagattaaaagacttatttcttttctaaaacttcgtcccatttcttttttttagacGGATGGAgcattatacatatgtatttgtatattctggcgaattatacatatacaaacatgactaattatacataCTCcaagtcagcccacgtaattaatgtataatgttagtcgcgagtgataactatagcaaactatatctatatatgatgagcaattaaatagtataagttttgCTTAATCGCgtaattttctctttcattaATATGGATATTTCCAATTTGAAGGACATTATAGTAAAACCACAATTTCAAAACACAACTACCACCACAAGTACTCTCAATCCCCCTTTCAACTCTCCCCGCgctttatcttcttcttcatcatcatcaacaatgGCTTCCAAAATCTCTGTTTCCCCTTTCTGGAACCTTCCAATTTCAACtcaaaaaactcaaattttcacTCAATTTCCTCTTTTACAGCAATTTACATCTTCTTCTAGATTTAACTCATCGAAGCTCAAATCAAATTCTTACAAATCTACATCACTTTCAGCTGCTGTGACTGAAGAATCCCAAACTTCTCCTCCGGCATCGTCGTCTCCCGTATCGTCTTCCAAATTGGTTCTTGTTGTTGGTGGATCCGGTGGCGTTGGTATTTTTCCTCTCAAATCTCTTTTTTTAACTTTCAACCAAAAGTATATGTCAGAATAAATATCATATAGGAATGTTGTGATCAAATTGAAATGAATTTGCTTCCGTATTACTTCGTAATTGGTGGTAAATTTTTAGAGCAAATAGTCAAAAATATCACTTGTTTGCGAGTTTTCTATCTGAACTATTGGTAACCGTTTATCAAAAACATGTCTCGGAATCAATGAGTTAGCTTCCATGTAGATgaaatttcaaggtcaaattaAGTTGTGATAGCGATTGTATTCAAGCGCTTGGTCTAGTTAGCTTTGAGGTGtgtttttgatatataattggTGATAGCATAGGTAGGAAACGTAAACATTTGATAGTTCAGGTATGAAACTCACTTGTTTTTGGACCATTATCTCTATGGATTACTTACGACTTGGGCAAGACCGCTATCCTTTTAGACTATGATTAATCAGTTAACATCTTTGATTGTTGTAGTTTCTTTGCACCTAGATAGTACTAGGATCGTCGTTATTGGCCAGGACCAGCCGGACCTTGATAATAAAAGTTGTTTTGTCTTA comes from Solanum pennellii chromosome 1, SPENNV200 and encodes:
- the LOC107014373 gene encoding scarecrow-like protein 3 yields the protein MLQDDGSSSVTSSSPLQNFPMMSISPSFVGGGSPYQWLKDLKSEDRGLYLIHLLLTCANHVANGNLENANIALDQISYLASPNGDTMQRIASYFAESLADRILRSWNGIYKALNSTKLRVVSEDILVKKMFFEYFPFLKVASVIANQAIIEAMEGEKMVHIVDLNASEPLQWRALLQDLSARPEGPPHLRITGVHQQKQVLEQIAHVLTEEAEKLDIPFQFHQVVSKLENLDIEKLRVKTGEALAISSVMQLHTLLAHDDEPQKKSPLGFKHLNGVHLQRAILNQNTLGDLLENEMMTNNVFSPGNESASSSPLSSSASTKMDGFLHALWGLSPKVMVVTEQDSNHNGTTLMERLSESLYFYAALFDCLEFTLQRTSLERLKVEKMMFGEEIKNIVACEGGERKERHEKLDKWFQRLDGAGFTNVPLSYYAMLQARRLLQSYSCEGYKIKDENGSVVICWHDRALFSVSAWRCRR